In Opitutaceae bacterium TAV5, one genomic interval encodes:
- a CDS encoding transporter produces MTALLRPRAAATAAAFAIALLSPLRATSSDSKSPTASPAILSGPVVAAAPVSASAAATPAASDTAPADAKEAPPTPPPSRPAPAPTPPKPPPATTSTPDEPITDPVIAAVALASPTPGGVPLTLEDCVSRALDANFNLRIQRFTTESTRENVPVAESVFSPNLSLSTAYGESRADATKANGNDTRLQVSKKLATGATAAVSGALDRSHTNTPPYPSGYNSVYGSDVAFSVSQPLLKGAGTTVNRAAINRARLGSDIADLDFKSTVLDVVRDVETSYYNLLYARGQLGVLQFSLDVAERLLRENTSRRDVGVGTDLEVLQAEVGVANARRAVLESEQTVNNREDALVALFGARPGELEVGALTLPDTAIPDVSIDRSYKLALDNYPDYTATLLSIRQLRLDVRVAANDKLPSLALGGAVGYNADDDSYSDAAGHTFNGDRYNWQVDVTVSFPWGMKAERARYRQSVLGLTREQTRLAQIEQDLRVAVRAAVRAVDTNREAVRISSLATTLSERQYEFEKARYDSGLTTFRRVQESQEDLDTARVNELQSRVNLRVALSELARLEASSLSRYNIAVVEPASSRPQTTAQN; encoded by the coding sequence ATGACCGCCCTCCTCCGCCCTCGCGCTGCCGCCACCGCTGCCGCCTTCGCCATCGCTCTCCTCTCGCCGCTCCGGGCCACCTCTTCGGACAGCAAATCGCCAACCGCCTCGCCGGCAATACTCTCCGGGCCGGTCGTCGCCGCTGCCCCGGTGTCCGCATCCGCCGCCGCCACTCCGGCCGCGTCCGACACCGCCCCGGCCGATGCCAAGGAGGCCCCGCCCACGCCGCCGCCCTCCCGCCCCGCCCCCGCGCCCACCCCGCCCAAGCCGCCACCCGCGACCACCAGCACGCCGGACGAGCCCATCACCGATCCCGTGATCGCCGCGGTCGCGCTCGCCTCGCCCACGCCCGGCGGCGTCCCCCTCACGCTCGAGGACTGCGTGAGCCGCGCCCTCGACGCCAATTTCAACCTCCGCATCCAGCGCTTCACCACCGAAAGCACCCGGGAAAACGTGCCCGTGGCCGAATCCGTCTTTTCTCCCAATCTTTCGCTCTCCACCGCCTATGGCGAGAGCCGGGCCGACGCGACCAAGGCCAACGGCAACGACACCCGCCTCCAGGTTTCCAAAAAACTCGCCACCGGCGCCACCGCCGCCGTCAGCGGCGCGCTCGACCGCAGCCACACCAATACCCCCCCCTACCCCTCCGGTTACAACTCCGTGTATGGCAGCGATGTCGCCTTCTCCGTCAGCCAACCCCTGCTCAAGGGCGCCGGCACCACCGTCAACCGCGCCGCCATCAATCGCGCCCGCCTCGGCAGCGACATCGCCGACCTCGATTTCAAGAGCACCGTGCTCGACGTCGTGCGCGATGTGGAGACCTCCTACTACAATCTTCTTTATGCCCGCGGCCAGCTCGGCGTGCTCCAGTTCAGCCTCGATGTCGCCGAACGCCTGCTGCGGGAAAACACCAGCCGTCGCGACGTCGGTGTCGGCACCGATCTCGAGGTGTTGCAGGCCGAAGTCGGCGTCGCCAATGCCCGCCGCGCCGTCCTCGAGAGCGAACAGACGGTGAACAACCGCGAGGATGCGCTCGTCGCCCTCTTCGGCGCCCGGCCCGGCGAACTGGAAGTCGGCGCCCTCACCCTGCCCGACACCGCCATTCCCGACGTCTCCATCGACCGCTCCTACAAACTCGCGCTCGACAACTACCCCGACTACACCGCCACCCTGCTCTCGATCCGCCAGCTCCGGCTCGATGTGCGTGTGGCCGCCAACGACAAGCTCCCCTCTCTCGCCCTCGGGGGCGCCGTCGGTTACAATGCCGACGACGACAGCTACAGCGACGCCGCCGGCCACACGTTCAACGGCGACCGTTACAACTGGCAGGTCGACGTCACGGTCAGTTTCCCCTGGGGCATGAAGGCCGAACGCGCCCGCTACCGGCAGTCCGTGCTCGGCCTCACCCGCGAGCAGACCCGCCTGGCCCAGATCGAGCAGGATCTCCGCGTGGCCGTGCGCGCCGCCGTCCGCGCCGTCGACACCAACCGCGAAGCCGTCCGCATCTCCTCGCTCGCCACCACGCTGAGCGAGCGCCAGTACGAATTTGAAAAGGCGCGTTACGATTCCGGCCTCACCACCTTCCGCCGTGTGCAGGAGTCGCAGGAAGACCTCGACACCGCGCGTGTCAACGAGCTCCAGTCCCGCGTCAACCTGCGCGTTGCGCTTTCCGAACTCGCCCGCCTCGAGGCCAGTTCGCTCTCGCGCTACAACATCGCCGTGGTCGAGCCCGCCAGCAGCCGCCCGCAGACCACTGCGCAGAACTGA
- a CDS encoding regulatory protein, which yields MPVYRYVPLKSPCKLCGTGFDRRHSANEPALTQCPVCGQAVAREDIHTINTPKLLKPLSVTDAKQAGFTVLKRTSAGEYEKQ from the coding sequence ATGCCTGTCTATCGCTACGTCCCGCTCAAATCGCCCTGCAAACTCTGCGGCACGGGATTCGATCGCCGGCATTCCGCGAACGAGCCCGCACTCACGCAGTGCCCCGTCTGCGGCCAGGCCGTGGCCCGCGAAGACATTCATACAATCAACACACCGAAACTTCTGAAGCCCTTGTCCGTCACGGATGCGAAACAAGCCGGTTTTACCGTCCTCAAACGCACGTCCGCCGGCGAATACGAAAAGCAATGA
- a CDS encoding phospho-2-dehydro-3-deoxyheptonate aldolase (catalyzes the formation of 3-deoxy-D-arabino-hept-2-ulosonate 7 phosphate from phosphoenolpyruvate and D-erythrose 4-phosphate, tyrosine sensitive), whose translation MRKTSDINVVETRLLPSPAELVNEYPRSEAQSEFITRVRQEIHRIVFTADRRFLLVVGPCSIHDTEAGLDYARRLAVLARDVADRVMVVMRVYFEKPRTTVGWKGLIMDPGLDGSHDIARGLRAARAFLREVVDLGLPTATELLDPITPQYIADLICWSAIGARTTESQIHRQMASGLSMPLGFKNGTDGSLTTAINAIRAASQPQTFLGININGQSSAIVTAGNPNCHVVLRGGKAGPNYDAAHVGEAVQALDKAGLVPAVMVDASHDNSSKKPERQPEVVREVVQQIVAGNHAIIGAMVESNLEAGSQPFPQPRENLRYGVSITDGCIDWATTEALVREVHAALAPRFAKARG comes from the coding sequence ATGCGAAAAACATCCGATATCAACGTGGTTGAAACGCGCCTCCTGCCGTCGCCGGCCGAGCTCGTGAACGAGTATCCCCGTTCCGAGGCGCAGTCGGAGTTTATCACCCGGGTGCGGCAGGAGATCCACCGGATCGTTTTCACGGCGGACCGCCGTTTCCTGCTCGTGGTGGGCCCGTGCTCGATTCACGACACGGAGGCCGGGCTCGATTACGCGCGGCGCCTGGCCGTGCTGGCCCGGGATGTGGCCGACCGGGTGATGGTCGTGATGCGCGTATACTTCGAAAAACCGCGCACGACGGTCGGCTGGAAAGGCCTGATCATGGACCCGGGGCTCGACGGTTCGCACGACATCGCCCGCGGCCTGCGGGCGGCGCGGGCGTTCCTGCGCGAGGTGGTCGACCTCGGCCTGCCGACGGCCACGGAGTTGCTCGACCCGATCACGCCGCAGTACATCGCGGACCTGATCTGCTGGTCGGCGATCGGGGCGCGCACCACCGAATCCCAGATCCACCGCCAGATGGCCTCGGGCCTTTCGATGCCGCTGGGCTTCAAGAACGGCACGGACGGCTCGCTGACGACGGCGATCAACGCCATCCGCGCGGCGTCGCAGCCGCAGACTTTTCTCGGCATCAACATCAACGGGCAGTCGTCGGCGATCGTCACGGCGGGCAATCCCAACTGCCATGTGGTGCTGCGCGGCGGCAAGGCCGGGCCCAACTACGACGCCGCGCATGTGGGCGAGGCCGTGCAGGCGCTCGACAAGGCGGGGCTCGTCCCGGCCGTGATGGTGGATGCCTCGCATGACAATTCTTCCAAAAAACCGGAGCGCCAGCCCGAGGTGGTGCGCGAGGTGGTGCAGCAAATCGTGGCGGGCAACCACGCGATCATCGGCGCGATGGTGGAGAGCAATCTCGAGGCCGGCAGCCAGCCCTTCCCCCAGCCGCGGGAAAACCTGCGTTACGGCGTGAGCATCACCGACGGCTGTATCGACTGGGCCACGACCGAGGCGCTGGTCCGCGAGGTCCACGCCGCGCTGGCCCCGCGCTTTGCGAAGGCACGGGGGTGA
- a CDS encoding TatD family hydrolase: protein MYYDAHNHLQDEWLAPHLDRIAAQLDALPLGGAVVNGTGEADWPRVAALARRFPWVRASYGVHPWHAGNRSPEWFAVLKRQLAADPRAGVGEIGLDRWMLDRARPDDPRLAGLRRAPLPEQGEVFLKQLALACAENRPVTLHCLHAWGALEGVLRQVALPARGFLLHAYGGPAEMVKTFADRGAYFSFNGAFLDPRKEKAREVFRSVPADRLLVETDAPAMPLPLARRTHRLPPAADGTPVNHPGNIEAAYAGLAEIRGVEPAALAAQVAENFARFFG, encoded by the coding sequence ATGTATTACGACGCCCACAACCACCTGCAGGACGAATGGCTCGCGCCGCATCTCGACCGGATCGCCGCGCAGCTTGACGCGTTGCCGCTCGGCGGCGCGGTCGTCAACGGCACCGGCGAGGCCGACTGGCCGCGCGTGGCCGCGCTCGCCCGCCGTTTCCCGTGGGTGCGGGCGAGTTACGGGGTGCATCCGTGGCACGCCGGCAACCGTTCGCCGGAGTGGTTTGCCGTGCTGAAGCGGCAACTCGCCGCCGATCCTCGTGCGGGCGTCGGCGAGATCGGCCTCGACCGCTGGATGCTCGACCGCGCGCGGCCCGACGACCCGCGACTCGCCGGCCTGCGTCGCGCTCCGCTGCCCGAACAAGGCGAGGTGTTTTTAAAGCAACTCGCTCTCGCCTGTGCGGAAAACCGTCCGGTGACCCTCCACTGCCTGCACGCGTGGGGCGCGCTCGAAGGCGTACTGCGCCAGGTGGCGCTGCCCGCGCGCGGCTTTTTGTTGCACGCTTACGGAGGCCCGGCGGAGATGGTGAAAACATTCGCGGATCGCGGCGCGTATTTTTCCTTCAACGGCGCGTTTCTCGATCCCCGCAAGGAGAAGGCGCGCGAGGTGTTTCGCAGCGTGCCGGCCGACCGGCTGCTCGTCGAAACCGACGCCCCCGCGATGCCCTTGCCGCTCGCGCGGCGCACGCACAGGCTGCCCCCCGCCGCCGACGGCACGCCGGTCAATCATCCCGGCAACATCGAGGCCGCGTATGCCGGTCTGGCCGAAATCCGCGGAGTCGAGCCCGCCGCGCTCGCCGCGCAGGTGGCGGAAAACTTTGCGCGGTTTTTCGGGTAA
- a CDS encoding inositol monophosphatase gives MILEPYRAFLIELAEKSGDFIRPLFASPGLVVEHKGDDSPVTRADRGAEELMRALIAKRFPDHGVIGEEFGNDRPDAEWVWVLDPVDGTKSFISAVPLFGTLIALMHHGQPVLGCIHQPVLRQLMIGDGRETMLNGRPARLRPCACIEDATLLTSDPVNPSRYQNGVAFDALQRRVRLARTWGDACGYLLLASGYADIMADPVMNPWDIAALIPIVRGAGGVITDWHGGDPVRGESILAAGPELHAQVVAALK, from the coding sequence ATGATCCTCGAACCTTATCGCGCCTTCCTGATCGAACTTGCAGAAAAAAGCGGCGACTTCATCCGCCCGCTCTTCGCCAGCCCGGGTCTCGTGGTGGAGCACAAGGGCGACGACTCTCCCGTCACGCGCGCCGACCGGGGCGCCGAGGAATTGATGCGCGCCCTGATCGCGAAACGTTTTCCCGACCACGGTGTCATCGGGGAAGAATTCGGCAACGACCGCCCCGACGCCGAATGGGTGTGGGTGCTCGATCCGGTGGACGGCACGAAATCCTTCATCTCGGCCGTGCCGCTTTTCGGCACGCTCATCGCGCTCATGCACCACGGCCAGCCGGTGCTCGGCTGCATCCACCAGCCCGTCCTGCGGCAGCTCATGATCGGCGACGGACGCGAAACCATGCTCAACGGTCGCCCCGCCCGCCTCCGCCCCTGCGCCTGCATCGAGGACGCCACGCTCCTGACGAGCGATCCGGTCAACCCCTCCCGTTATCAGAACGGCGTCGCCTTCGATGCCCTGCAACGGCGCGTCCGGCTCGCCCGCACCTGGGGCGACGCCTGCGGCTACCTGCTGCTCGCTTCCGGTTATGCCGACATCATGGCGGATCCGGTCATGAACCCGTGGGACATCGCCGCGCTCATCCCGATCGTGCGCGGTGCGGGCGGTGTCATCACCGACTGGCATGGCGGTGACCCCGTGCGCGGCGAATCCATCCTCGCTGCCGGGCCGGAGTTGCATGCGCAGGTCGTGGCGGCGCTGAAATAG
- a CDS encoding riboflavin biosynthesis protein RibD, which yields MQPELAQHEPFMRRALALARQAWGKTHPNPMVGALLVEDGVVVAEGFHEQDGGAHAERVALAGYAAAGRRPTPATTLYVTLEPCSTQGRTGACCDAIIAAGIKRVVVGATDPNPDHAGAGYAKLREAGVEVIENVCEPECRDLNLIFNHWITTRSPLLAGKIAVTLDGKIACRTGQSKWITGEESRADVHRWRRLFPAIAVGAMTVLADDPRLTARLPESEGGEWCPIRFVFDGLLRTVVHRNLPKVYSDGYKERTIVVTTPHGGMGYVRKLREMGVTVWVLDSTSQQVNFGDFRRRCLMENITGVYFEGGARLLSELLRHRELDYLFNYRAPLLFGDEKARGVFNGLRTENIAQAVRLTDTINERHGEDTLLRGRMVYPQKLSVDETAFGLG from the coding sequence ATGCAGCCTGAACTTGCACAGCACGAACCCTTCATGCGCCGCGCGCTCGCCCTTGCCCGGCAAGCCTGGGGGAAAACCCATCCCAATCCGATGGTCGGCGCGCTCCTCGTCGAGGACGGTGTCGTCGTGGCCGAGGGATTCCATGAGCAGGACGGCGGTGCGCATGCCGAGCGCGTTGCCCTCGCCGGGTATGCCGCCGCCGGACGCCGGCCGACGCCCGCCACCACGCTCTACGTCACGCTGGAACCCTGCTCCACCCAGGGACGCACCGGCGCGTGTTGCGACGCGATCATCGCCGCCGGCATCAAGCGTGTGGTCGTCGGCGCGACCGACCCCAATCCCGACCACGCCGGCGCCGGCTATGCGAAACTGCGCGAGGCCGGCGTCGAGGTCATCGAAAACGTCTGCGAGCCCGAGTGCCGCGACCTCAACCTCATTTTCAATCACTGGATAACCACCCGCAGCCCGCTCCTCGCCGGCAAGATCGCCGTGACGCTCGACGGCAAGATCGCCTGCCGCACCGGCCAGTCGAAGTGGATCACCGGCGAGGAATCCCGCGCCGACGTGCACCGCTGGCGCCGGCTGTTTCCCGCCATTGCCGTCGGGGCGATGACCGTGCTCGCCGACGATCCGCGACTCACCGCCCGCCTGCCCGAATCCGAAGGCGGCGAGTGGTGTCCGATCCGCTTCGTGTTCGACGGCCTGCTCCGCACGGTCGTCCATCGCAACCTCCCCAAGGTCTACTCCGATGGTTACAAGGAACGCACCATCGTCGTGACCACGCCGCACGGCGGCATGGGCTACGTGCGCAAGCTGCGCGAGATGGGGGTCACGGTGTGGGTGCTCGATTCGACCTCGCAACAGGTCAACTTTGGCGATTTCCGCCGCCGCTGCCTGATGGAAAACATCACCGGCGTCTATTTCGAAGGCGGCGCGCGCCTGCTCAGCGAACTGCTCCGCCACCGCGAGCTCGATTACCTCTTCAACTACCGCGCCCCGCTTCTCTTTGGCGACGAGAAGGCGCGCGGCGTCTTCAACGGGCTGCGCACGGAAAACATCGCCCAGGCCGTGCGCCTCACCGACACGATCAACGAGCGGCACGGCGAGGACACGCTGCTGCGCGGCCGCATGGTTTATCCGCAAAAACTCTCCGTCGATGAAACTGCATTTGGCCTCGGGTAA
- a CDS encoding nucleoside-triphosphate diphosphatase: protein MKLHLASGNAHKVAEMNALAAASGLPFPLKICSARESGGMPPVVEDTGTFVGNARKKAVALRQQLAAAGQPDAWVLADDSGLCVDALGGAPGVESAYYAGPQGDSDANLQKLVETLRPVAGDRAAHYTCVLLLRGPGGLEKIFEAHCHGRLLVEPRGQGGFGYDPLFVPAADNPAARTFAELGDDFKNARSHRGLAWARLVQWLRENPPEG, encoded by the coding sequence ATGAAACTGCATTTGGCCTCGGGTAACGCGCACAAGGTCGCCGAGATGAACGCGCTCGCCGCCGCCAGCGGGCTGCCGTTTCCGTTAAAAATCTGTTCGGCCCGAGAGTCCGGCGGCATGCCGCCGGTGGTCGAGGACACCGGCACGTTTGTCGGCAACGCCCGCAAGAAAGCCGTTGCGCTCCGGCAACAACTCGCCGCCGCCGGCCAGCCCGACGCGTGGGTGCTTGCCGACGACAGCGGCCTCTGCGTGGACGCGCTCGGCGGCGCGCCCGGCGTCGAGAGCGCGTACTACGCCGGCCCGCAGGGCGACAGCGACGCCAACCTGCAAAAACTCGTCGAGACTCTGCGCCCGGTCGCCGGCGACCGGGCGGCGCACTACACCTGCGTGCTTCTGCTGCGTGGTCCCGGCGGCCTCGAAAAGATCTTCGAGGCGCATTGTCACGGCCGCCTCCTGGTGGAGCCGCGGGGGCAGGGCGGTTTCGGCTACGACCCGCTGTTCGTGCCCGCCGCCGACAACCCCGCCGCCCGCACCTTTGCCGAACTCGGCGACGATTTCAAAAACGCCCGCAGCCACCGCGGTCTCGCTTGGGCCAGACTCGTGCAGTGGCTCCGCGAAAACCCGCCGGAGGGATAG
- a CDS encoding excinuclease ABC subunit B (The UvrABC repair system catalyzes the recognition and processing of DNA lesions. The beta-hairpin of the Uvr-B subunit is inserted between the strands, where it probes for the presence of a lesion) — protein MSLFKLHADYTPTGDQPQAIEALVRSIRAGNKHQTLLGVTGSGKTFTMANVIAQCERPTLIISHNKTLAAQLYSEFRNFFPENAVEYFVSYYDYYQPEAYIPSSDTYIEKDSSINDEIERLRISAASSLVSRRDVIVVASVSCIYGLGSPEDFQAMRIQLRRGAPLGRNVLLTRLVENLYERNDYDLKRGAFRVRGDVVDIMPAYLEQGLRVEFWGDEIEAMSEFDPLTGNIIRPLEQFDLYPANQYVTSRDKLEAAITAIKAELDERVSQFEKNGQYLEAQRIRMRTSYDLEMLQEMGFCNGIENYSRHLAGRKAGDRPICLVDFFPKDFMLMIDESHATVPQIGGMYNGDQARKQNLVNFGFRLPSALDNRPQSFAEFTSITGQTLYVSATPAKYELEKSAVVAEQVIRPTGLLDPEIDIRTTKGQVEDLIAEARRAVEAGERVLVTTLTKRLSEDLTGFLRESKIRVEYLHSDIDAIERVEILRNLRLGNFDVLVGINLLREGLDLPEVALVAILDADKEGFLRSETSLIQTAGRAARHEKGRVIFYADRITDSILRTLEVTRHRREKQLAYNAAHGITPRSVKRSQQSSLHVYDGSGRSSDDDTAMVAEGAEDVSAVIAELEDEMTLASSQLEFERAAVLRDQITALRSGDFKKAFAPRVKSGGKGKGRGATPGKYPKTVGKKWKKT, from the coding sequence ATGTCTCTTTTCAAACTTCACGCCGACTACACACCCACGGGCGACCAGCCGCAGGCCATCGAGGCGCTGGTCCGCTCCATCCGCGCGGGAAACAAACACCAGACGCTCCTCGGCGTCACCGGCTCGGGCAAGACGTTCACCATGGCCAATGTCATCGCGCAGTGCGAACGGCCCACCCTCATCATCTCCCACAACAAGACCCTCGCCGCCCAGCTCTACTCCGAATTCAGGAACTTCTTCCCCGAAAACGCCGTCGAGTATTTCGTTTCCTACTACGACTATTACCAGCCCGAGGCCTACATCCCGTCGAGCGACACCTACATCGAGAAAGACTCCTCCATCAACGACGAGATCGAGCGCCTCCGCATCTCCGCCGCCAGCTCGCTCGTCTCGCGGCGCGATGTCATCGTCGTCGCCTCCGTGTCCTGCATCTACGGACTCGGCTCGCCCGAGGACTTCCAGGCCATGCGCATCCAGCTCCGCCGCGGCGCGCCGCTCGGCCGCAACGTCCTGCTCACCCGCCTCGTGGAAAACCTCTACGAGCGCAATGACTACGACCTCAAGCGCGGCGCCTTCCGCGTGCGCGGCGACGTCGTCGACATCATGCCCGCCTACCTCGAACAGGGCCTGCGCGTCGAATTCTGGGGCGACGAGATCGAGGCCATGAGCGAATTCGACCCGCTCACCGGCAACATCATCCGCCCGCTGGAGCAGTTTGATCTGTATCCGGCTAATCAGTACGTAACCTCGCGCGACAAGCTCGAGGCCGCCATCACCGCCATCAAGGCCGAACTCGACGAGCGCGTGAGCCAGTTCGAGAAAAACGGCCAGTACCTCGAGGCCCAGCGCATCCGCATGCGCACCAGCTACGACCTGGAGATGCTCCAGGAAATGGGCTTCTGCAACGGCATCGAAAACTATTCCCGCCACCTCGCCGGGCGAAAGGCCGGCGACCGCCCCATCTGCCTCGTCGATTTTTTCCCGAAAGATTTCATGCTCATGATCGACGAGAGCCACGCCACCGTCCCCCAGATCGGCGGCATGTACAACGGCGACCAGGCCCGCAAACAGAACCTCGTCAACTTCGGCTTCCGCCTTCCTTCCGCGCTCGACAACCGTCCGCAGTCCTTCGCCGAGTTCACCTCCATCACCGGGCAAACCCTCTACGTCTCCGCCACCCCTGCGAAGTACGAGCTCGAAAAATCCGCCGTCGTCGCCGAGCAGGTCATCCGCCCCACCGGCCTGCTCGATCCCGAAATCGACATCCGCACGACCAAAGGCCAGGTCGAGGACCTCATCGCCGAGGCGCGTCGCGCCGTCGAGGCCGGCGAACGCGTCCTCGTCACCACGCTCACCAAACGCCTCTCCGAAGACCTCACCGGTTTCCTGCGCGAATCGAAAATCCGCGTCGAGTACCTGCACAGCGACATCGACGCCATCGAGCGCGTCGAAATCCTCCGCAACCTCCGCCTCGGCAATTTCGACGTGCTCGTCGGCATCAACCTCCTGCGCGAGGGCCTCGACCTGCCCGAAGTCGCGCTCGTGGCCATCCTCGACGCCGACAAGGAAGGGTTTCTCCGCAGCGAGACGTCGCTCATCCAGACCGCCGGCCGCGCCGCCCGCCACGAAAAGGGCCGCGTGATTTTTTACGCTGACCGGATCACCGATTCCATCCTGCGCACGCTCGAAGTCACCCGACACCGCCGCGAAAAGCAGCTCGCCTACAACGCCGCCCACGGCATCACCCCGCGCAGCGTGAAACGTTCCCAGCAATCGAGCCTGCACGTTTACGATGGCAGCGGCCGCTCCTCTGACGACGACACCGCGATGGTGGCGGAAGGCGCGGAGGATGTCAGCGCCGTGATCGCGGAGCTGGAGGACGAGATGACGCTGGCCTCCTCGCAACTGGAGTTCGAGCGCGCCGCCGTCCTGCGCGACCAGATTACGGCGCTGCGTTCGGGCGATTTCAAAAAAGCCTTCGCGCCCCGCGTGAAATCCGGCGGCAAGGGGAAGGGCCGGGGAGCGACTCCCGGCAAATACCCGAAGACCGTCGGCAAGAAATGGAAAAAAACGTGA